The window TTGAACAACTTTACTTAAGTTGTAAATTGATTATGGGATGCAAGGAAAGATTTTGCAGTGGTTCTTATATTTCTTTGAAGCTGATCATACATTTAAATGTTGCATTCATATGGAAAAATATCATGTTTCAATGTTATGTTCATATTAGAAAGCTATTTTTGGAGTTTTAAGCAGTGTAATTCTGATACAAAAGTTCTTTCTAGGCAAGGTCTAAGCTTCGTCATCATAGTGCAGCGGTGCAAGTTCCAATTGGATTGGAAGAGGAGTTTCAGGGGCTTGTAGATCTTGTAGAAATGAAAGCATATTACTTCCACGGAGCCAATGGGTACACTGATATCCCAATCTTTCTCAGTTACAAATGTCTAAAATAGAAGTTTCTTGATACATGTTATTGATGGTTGTCATGCCTTTTTGACTATTCAGTGAGAAAGTCACAACAGCTGATATCCcacaaaatttggaggcattggtTACAGAAAAGCGGCGTGAGCTTATTGAAGTTGTTTCTGAAGTAGATGATCAACTTGCTGAAGCTTTTCTGAATGATGAACCAATATCTCCTGTTGACCTCAGGGTACAACTGGAATATGTGCTTACAGCATTGTGCTATTGTTCGCTTTTTACTCCAGTTATGTTTGTTTGGGGCACAAAGCAGTAGTGAAATGGGTGGATTAAGTTTCAGCTTCGTACTTCTCTCAATTAGATGTCAAGGATACAAAATTCCTTCCCAATAGGACTTCTTGATAATGGTGGCCTGCCCACGTATGTTTGACATCTACAATAATGCTTGCTTTCTAGATtcctatttatgatttgatgtttGAGTTTGTATCCACTATGTTCTCTTTTTGCTGCTGATTTTGCTTTTCTCAATTGAACTTGACTTTGATATAGAATATGCTGACACTAGCATAAGGTTCGGCAGAGATGTTAGTGAACATCAAATGACTTGACATGGATCGGGTCAGCACTTTTACCATGGGGCTTGACCTGAGTGCTAGAAGGTTATTTTATGGCCCATACAGCTAGTAGAATGAGGATTGGTGAAAATTTATTTATCCTGCTAGAATGCAATGCAAGcctactttgtgaaatgactttgttTTTTTAATTGGTACATGAATAACTTTTTGACAAAATAATTATCAGTAGTAGTGGTACTGAATCTACAtttatatttgattattattttattttagtcacATTAATGTTTATTACATCATGTTACTCTGGTCAGATGGCAATTCGCAGAGCAACAGTCGCACGCAAATTTGTTCCAGTCTACATGGGAAGTGCTTTCAAGAATAAGGTTCTTGAAGACTTAACTATTAAGCTTATcgttcttttgtttcctttcttttttttgggtGTTAAGTCAACCTTATGTTTGAAATTGCTTTGTTACTTCCTGGTTGgttaatttatatatttcacATCAAGGAAACTTTACTTTGACCAAAATGTATAATACAAAGTGTTCAACTTACTGTTACTTCGATCAAACTAGTTTCAGTAGCTTTCAGATTTCATGCATATATGTCGAGGGGTTCAACAAAAGTAGTTCACATGTTATGTTATAAGATATAACCAAAAAAATTCCGGAGAGCATAAAGATCATCTCAGATATTGTGTTGCCCCAAAGCAAAGGCTATTATATTTAAAGTAAGTTGTTCAAATTATCAATGTTTCTAGCAGTTTGAATTTTTTAGTTTTTAATATATTATCCTAATTTATGAGTGTTCCCATTCTGCAGCATGCTCTCATGTTTTTAATGTGCCTGATCGGCATGTACCTTGCCAACCAACATGAGCTTGTTTGTGCTTAGCTTTGTACCTTGTTTACATAGACTGTCTTGGTACCAAGTCACTATGTTGGTAGTACTAGCACTTTGGTGTTATTATGGGTTAACTAGAATGGCCGTGAAGTATATTTCAGCCGGATTTTTAAAGCTTATTATCTCTTTTAAATATCTTCATGGTACAGATGAAAATACTACATAGTGAATCAAATATTGATAATCTTGTTATCTGCCTTGATAAAAGAACGTTGATGCTTTTGTTGAAATTTCAGCTACCTGAAAATACTTGCAGTTTGGACTTTGTTGCATGTTGTCAAGCCCTTCCAATTGTTATTCTTAAAGCTATTCTTCCTTAAAATTACAACAAACGTAGGTCATAACTTTCGTTGGTGAGTTCAGTTAGATTATTACTTTTAACTCCTAATGGCATCATGTGCACTGTTTGCCAAATATTGTCTTTATGAATTCATCATTAGATATCACATATTGTTCAATATGCAGCTGAGATGATCAGTAGTACTCATTTTGATTGCAATATATAGGGCGTACAACCGCTTTTAGATGGAGTTCTCAATTATTTGCCATGTCCAACTGAAGTTGAGAACTATGCCCTCGATCAAAACAAATCTGAAGAAAAGGTACTAGTTTCCTGTATTttatttgtaatttttatttcCCAATTAATTTTAAGGAAGCAGTAACTTTTTCTTCTGGATTATGTTACAGATTTTGTTGCCTGGAACTCCAGCAGGGCCACTTGTTGCCTTGGCTTTCAAACTGGAAGAAGGACGTTTTGGTCAGCTGACATATCTAAGGTAATTCTCATTTCTGGTTTAAGACAGTTCTACTTCAGCTACTTTTATTTGTATTTTTTATAAGCATAGCTTCTAGAAAATTAATGAAATAAATTTACTAATTCAGCTCACTTGTTTTGGCAGAATCTATGAAGGTGTTATTCGAAAAGGTGACTTTATTATCAATGTAAACACCGGGAAGAAGATTAAAGTGAGATTTGATTATcatttttactgctatatgtttccAGTTATCAGTACTTGATTCCTTGGGTTTTAATGCAGCCAGTTAtcagtatttgttctttgatattctTTTTCTGGTTTCTTTTTTCCTATTCTTGGTCGTTTTTCTTCAAATAAGATTACTATAATTACGTTGTTGTATGAGAATAATAGTGTAAACTTCCTTCAGTAATCAGTTCTTGGTATGCATGCCTATTCTTTGTTGGCTAGGGAACAACATGATTTGTACTAATGACTCTATCTAGTAGTGCTATTCGTGCTTATTTTGCTATTAAAACTCTTCATCATATGGACCAATACTAGACCTTCTGAGAAGTTGCATAAAGTTGTTGCATGTTCGTTTAATAATTTACTTTACGGATGTTGTATACTGACTTAAGTTTCATTGCCAAGTTTCTCTAAGGTTGAGAAATTTTTGCTTGTGTTCCTGCAAAAATGTGTGATGGTGTGTGCTAATATTGTTTCAATCTTGAATTTGATTGGTAGTGCAGTTAGTCATATTCTTCAGGTAGTTAAGTTTGTCCAATAAAACCTTCTGGCTGAAGTAGTAAGTCTAGTTCCTGAACTCTATGATGCATCTGTAGTTGTCCCCATATGCATATGGTGTAGTTCTGCTAGTTGGCACTTGGCAGTATGACAAGTCTTCATCTGGGACTTTTATGCAAATATTTGCCTTCTACTACGTTGTTGTCTTTCTGATTTAAACATTAATTTGAGGTTTTTTGTTATTCAGGTTCCTCGTTTGGTTAGGCTGCATTCTGACGAGATGGAGGTTGGTTGACATGTTCAATTCTATAATGTTGTCCATATAGCTGATTAAATTTGGGTTCTGATGTTTGCATTCCTGATATATAAAACTGCAACTTTATCTTGTACTGGTGTATATCATACTAAATAGATTCTTCAATGCTTTCAGGCTTAAAGCTAGTGTTTGTTCTTTGTTCTACAGGATATTCAAGAAGCCCATGCTGGGCAGATTGTCGCAGTCTTTGGTGTGGATTGTGCATCAGGTAAGCTTTTTATTTGATTGCTTTGTTTTTATGTTTTGAATGACCTTCTAATGCTTTTTGTTGAGCTTGAAATAATGTTTTTGCATTTTCCCTCAGGTGATACCTTTACAGATGGTTCAGTTAGATATACAATGACATCTATGAGTGTTCCTGAACCAGTGATGTCTTTGGCGGTTTCACCTGTATCTAAAGATTCTGGTGGACAAGTAATTATGTGAATGTTTTTTATTTAACTATATTATTCTTTAAGTTAAAATACTAACGTTTCTATTCCTCTAGTTTTCAAAAGCTCTAAATCGATTTCAGAAAGAGGATCCAACGTTTCGTGTTGGATTGGATGTTGAAAGTGGTCAGGTCAGTTTAACTTTTATATCGTTGTTTCTTTAGAGTTGCAAATTTAGAAAATTGTCATCATTTGTTACAGACAATTATATCTGGAATGGGAGAGTTGCATTTGGACATTTATGTTGAGCGCATACGAAGAGAGTACAAAGTGAGTTTTTCTTTCTAACATTGAGTGCTATTATGTACATTGTAGATCATTCTACTACACTCCAATTAACTTTCATGTGTTGTGATAAAGATCACCTTAACATTCTTTGTTGACCAGTGAATATAAACTTTTTTCAGTATTTTAAATGCTTGTATTTTCTTGTAACAAAATTTCTTAACTAAGTTTGCTTGTATGTGAATATGAAGGTCGATGCAAAAGTTGGAAAGCCTCGGGTTAATTTTAGGGAGACAATTACACAACGCGCTGAGTTTGATTATCTTCATAAGAAGCAAAGTGGAGGTCAAGGTCAATATGGACGTGTTTGTGGGTAAGCATAAATATGATATGTTAatattaatttttctttttcttaatttttgacaTTTTTTATGCATATATGAAAACAAGTAATCCTAGATACATGAATCGTGTGATACTTATCCTATCAAAAGCTTATTCTAACACTTCAAATGATTCAACATAATTGTCGAGTCATGATGGACCTAAGAGACGTTTGttattaattattttctttttcttaatttttgaaaTTGTAGATGCATATATGAAAACAAGTATTCCTCTATCTTCATGAATCATGTGTTACCTATCCAATTAAAAGTTTATTCTAACACTTCAAAATGATTAGTTGCAACATAAATGTCAAGTCATGGATGGACCTAAGAGACATTCGTCTGCAAGTTCGTAGTTGTCTCACTGGATGCTTCATTAGAAACTAAAGGACCCCATTTTAGTTAATTATGATTTACTATGTTACggttttgttttcattttttatttactatGCCTGCTGTGAATTGTGGAACCCAAAATTTCAAACCAGTGCAGGTTTTTAGTTAAGTTCAATTCATATTGGTTCCATTTTACTTTAAGTCACTCTGTTATCTGATTCTtagattatatttttttcaaaagagtattttggttcaattttgtTTTTCAGTGGATGAACAGAAGGAGGAATGTTGTGTGACAATTCAAGAGAGCACACTAGCTCAATTATGTGAAGTTTAATAATAAAAAGTAATAATCTGGTTCAGAGCTcaatttataaataacaaaatctACTGAAAACTTGAAGCCATGAAGACTGAGGTTGGAGGGTAAGTAATCACAGCCATCAGATCGTGTGGCTATATAACCAGATTGGAGGGTGCTTGTTGTCAAGGAGAGGTTGTAATGCGACTTGATCTGTTTCCCCATGTGAGTTTAAGATTCAAGCCTTAAGATTGATGACTTGCATTCGGAGGTTTGCCATCATAATTATTTGAGAAACCTAATAATAAGAAAATGTAATAAGAGTTTTGAAATATAGGAGATTGTTTTTCATCTTCCGAGGCTAAGAAAATTGATGAGTTACAAGTTGGTAGAACTTGCATGAAATATTTTGAGGGAAACATCTTTGGTTTCTTAGTTTTCACATGTTGTGGAAATGATGATCCATGTGGTATTATTGGGTCAgacatcatggaaaccaaggataGAAGTGGATGGGGCATGAGGCCCTTTGGTTTAGATTTTCACAAGGTCTTTTTATGTTACATTAATGGGGTACAAGTTGGTATTCTTAGTTTTCACAAGGTCTTTTTATGTTACATTTATGGTCCTGAAAAATAAAAGAGCCTAATAGGTCCATTCTGGTTCAGTTTTTCAGTTTCTTTGGCTAATCACCAAGACCTACTGAAATGTTGGTGACTAATGTGATTGAtaatatttggaaaaaaaaacctCCGTGCCGAAATTTTTATCTTAATACAGTATCTTGACCTCTGATTCCTGTTTTTGTATATCAGTTGACATGTAAAATATCATTTATGGCTTTCATCTGATCAGTAGCTTTCTTAATctctccatcttttttttttttacttcgagCAGATATATTGAACCTCTACCATTGGGTTCTCCTACGAAGTTTGAATTTGACAATCATATCATTGGGCAAGCAATACCTTCAAACTTCATCCCTGCTATTGAGAAAGGGTTCACAGAAGCTAGCAACTCGTGGGTAACACGTGATTTTCTTTTCTGTTAATTTCTTCAGAATGATATGTTAATCATGAATATATTATTGCCCAGGGGTTCATTGATCGGGCATCCTGTTGAAAATGTTCGAATAGTACTGACAGATGGAGCCTCGCATGCTGTTGATTCCAGTGAGCTTGCATTTAAGCTAGCAGCGATCTATGCATTTAGAAAGGTTGATTATTCTTGCTGTTGCGCCCTCTTCCCTTCTAaatttcacaaaatccaaagtgtTATAGTTTGCTGTAATGAAGAAGAACTTGAGATAGTCATGCCGTTTTCTTTATGGGAAAAATGATACTAGATATCTGACTTTATATTTCTTGAATAGTGTTATTCTGCAGCAAACCCTGTCATTTTAGAACCTGTGATGAAAGTGGAATTGAAAGTGCCAACAGAATTCCAGGGCACTGTAACTGGTGATATTAACAAGTGAGTATTCCATCATCCAGTGTGTTCTAATTGGTTATTGTATATCTGAACCTTTATGAATAGTTTGTGGACCATAACTTCATATGAATGACAGGAGGAAAGGTATCATTGTTGGTAATGATCAGGATGGTGATGATACTGTGGTTGTTGCTCATGTATGTAAACTCTATCTATTTCTCAACTAAATTATCTGCTAGCATGTAAAAATTAAACATGATGCATCCTGAAACATATTGAGCCCTGGATTATATTGTTGGGTTTTTTGGCTTATTTAACTGTCTCCTTAATATGTGAGTTTGTTTGGGGGTATACTTTTAAGATTATTTGAGACAATTTTGAAAGTATAAAGAGGCTTTAGTGTCCTGGTCAGATTCAGTATGTGATCGGAAGAGGTGTCCTTGGTTGAATCTGGTTTAGTCTGGGGCTCTTTAAGGCACTTTCCACAACCTGAATGCCAAGAATCTTGATATATTATGCATGTTCTCTGTGGCCTGAGTTTGCCATGGTAGCTCGCATTGTCGCCTTGAAATTTTATGTAGTTAGAAGATTTGTGATGCTATAATGGCTTCAGTGGATGTCATTATCTTTCTTTAACATGGTTTctagataaaaaaaatcttattaagCTTTGGCTAAGATTCATTTGAGTTTTTCTTTAAGGTTATCCTGCCGAGTATTTTCGGCCATTATAAAGATCTTTTAGAAGCCTAGCTCTTATATCGTATCTTCTTTGTGGGACCTGTTTCTAACAGTACTATTCTTTGTACCACTTGTATGAACATCACTAGTCGTGGCTGATGAAAGAACCTTTTTCTTTGAAGGTCCCTCTAAACAATATGTTCGGATATTCTACAGCCCTTCGCTCCATGACACAGGTAAGCATTCGTTTTCCTGCATTATTTCTGAAGAATACCGTCAGGAGTTGGCAATGCTTATGATTGTATTACACATCATTGTCCGATAGGGTAAAGGCGAATTCACTATGGAATACATGGAGCACTCACCTGTTTCCCAAGATGTACAGAAGCAACTCATAAATGCACACGGTGCCAACAAGGGTTCGGAATAGAGGCTTTTTTTGCTTTGCGCAAGATACATGTCACCAGTTTTCTACCACGAGTAGACTCCATCGATGATGCCTGCCTGGGTTCGCATCAAGAGCTGCATGTGACATTTATTTACACATTCTTTTGCCGggagtaaaaatataaattttgtagGTGATCCCACTGAAAACAGTATAGATGCCTGGGTACTTACCCATAATATTTATCCAATAATTGGGAAATTACGTTTTATCCGTATCTCCCAAATCTGTAACTTGACATACAAGCTCTCAATTAGATTCTGCAATGACTACTTGTTACTACAGGAAAGGAGGAAGTCTACTGATGTAACGGTGTCGCTCATGTTC of the Musa acuminata AAA Group cultivar baxijiao chromosome BXJ2-10, Cavendish_Baxijiao_AAA, whole genome shotgun sequence genome contains:
- the LOC135625213 gene encoding elongation factor G, mitochondrial — its product is MARSSATRLLSSLRHSESNRFRPLAVLVLNGAALGSGWRAMSTAARANEEKEPWWKEAMDRVRNIGISAHIDSGKTTLTERVLFYTGRIHEIHEVRGRDGVGAKMDSMDLEREKGITIQSAATYCTWNGYQINIIDTPGHVDFTIEVERALRVLDGAILVLCSVGGVQSQSITVDRQMRRYEVPRLAFINKLDRMGADPWKVLNQARSKLRHHSAAVQVPIGLEEEFQGLVDLVEMKAYYFHGANGEKVTTADIPQNLEALVTEKRRELIEVVSEVDDQLAEAFLNDEPISPVDLRMAIRRATVARKFVPVYMGSAFKNKGVQPLLDGVLNYLPCPTEVENYALDQNKSEEKILLPGTPAGPLVALAFKLEEGRFGQLTYLRIYEGVIRKGDFIINVNTGKKIKVPRLVRLHSDEMEDIQEAHAGQIVAVFGVDCASGDTFTDGSVRYTMTSMSVPEPVMSLAVSPVSKDSGGQFSKALNRFQKEDPTFRVGLDVESGQTIISGMGELHLDIYVERIRREYKVDAKVGKPRVNFRETITQRAEFDYLHKKQSGGQGQYGRVCGYIEPLPLGSPTKFEFDNHIIGQAIPSNFIPAIEKGFTEASNSGSLIGHPVENVRIVLTDGASHAVDSSELAFKLAAIYAFRKCYSAANPVILEPVMKVELKVPTEFQGTVTGDINKRKGIIVGNDQDGDDTVVVAHVPLNNMFGYSTALRSMTQGKGEFTMEYMEHSPVSQDVQKQLINAHGANKGSE